The following proteins are encoded in a genomic region of Ostrea edulis chromosome 7, xbOstEdul1.1, whole genome shotgun sequence:
- the LOC125656987 gene encoding E3 ubiquitin-protein ligase Midline-1-like — protein MHPRRSAQEVLLCDLCETVPLQSHCELCNINLCVNCAVKHLSDSSKRHNVVPFLHRKYTPNYPKCPDHADKHCEIYCEKCGVPVCSTCALFGKHKGHDVSDILEKFSAKTESLQKDLEELETRIYPRYKEMASNVETEKAKLETKYGKLTTDADEQGEILHREITAIVNRQKSAIAEMKTKHLDALNKNTEEITQKMAELKQIMSDLKSILKSNDVSLTSTYKSRNSQFRTLPPKVRVTLPSFSPQKINKDQLNEMFGSLSPLSINTEHGDTMKSAEAVSSPPVKPLLDEPRVTATIDTGYSRLYSVSCLSEDQVWTGGNNDTMKLLNLQSKLLTSIQNKSGRIPTDIAVTRDGDLVYTDYKTKTINLIKNKQIQTVITLQGWRPRYVCCTAGNDLLVTMISDDRKQSKVVRYSGSTEKQSIQFDDQGRPLYSSDTFPKYLSENKNLDICVADCRASAVVVVNQSGKLRFRYTGHPSNTKQSFIPFGITTDSQSHILTADYNNHRIHILDQDGQFLRYIHCDLEDPLGLCVDIRDNLFVAENLTAKVKKIQYL, from the coding sequence ATgcatccccggcgcagtgctcaggaagtcctactgtgtgacctctgtgaaactgtccccctacagagtcactgtgaactttgtaatataaatctctgtgtTAACTGTGCAGTAAAGCATCTCTCAGACTCGTCTAAAAGACACAATGTCGTGCCGTTTTTACACAGAAAGTATACTCCTAACTACCCAAAATGTCCAGACCACGCCGATAAACACTGTGAAATTTACTGTGAAAAATGTGGCgttcctgtctgttctacctgcgcCTTATTTGGAAAACATAAAGGTCACGATGtatcagatattctggaaaagttcagcgctaaaacagaaagtttacaaaaagatctAGAAGAACTCGAGACAAGAATTTACCCGCGATATAAAGAAATGGCGTCTAATGTCGAAACCGAGAAAGCCAAGTTAGAAACAAAATACGGGAAACTGACGACAGATGCCGATGAACAAGGAGAAATCCTACACCGGGAGattaccgccattgtcaaccgacAGAAATCCGCCATTGCggagatgaaaactaaacatctggacgcactaaataaaaatacagaagaaatcacacagaaaatggcggaactcaaacagatcatgtccgacttgaaatcaatcctaaaatccaatgacgtctccttaacctctacttacaaatctaggaattcccaatttagaacattaccgcctaaagtccgagttACATTACCGAGTTTctctcctcagaaaataaacaaagatcagctcaatgaaatgtttggttctctgtcgccattatccattaacacagaacatggcgacacaatgaagtcagcagaagctgtatcgtctcctccagtcaaaccactgcttgatgagccgcgcgtcaccgccaccatagacactgggtatagcagactatacagtgttagctgtctgagtgaagatcaagtctggacaggCGGGAATAACGACaccatgaagctgctcaacctccagagtaaattactgacatcaatacaaaacaAGTCAGGGAGAATACCAAcagacatagcagtgacacgggacggagatcttgtttatactgactataAAACTAAAACTataaacttaattaagaataaacagatacagaccgtgatcacactacaggggtggagacctcgctatgtctgctgtaccgcgggtaacgatctcctggttaccatgatcagtgatgatagaaaacaatccaaagtcgtgcgttactccggctccacagagaaacaaagcattcagtttgatgatcagggtcgtcctctctactcaTCTGATACATTCCCtaaatacctcagtgagaacaagaacctggatatctgtgtggctgactgtagagctagtgcagtagtggtggtcaatcagtcaggaaaactccgatttagatacactggtcatccctctaataccaagcAATCATTTATTCCattcggcatcactacagacagccagagtcacatcctgacagcagactataacaatcaccgtatccacatcctagatcaggacggacagttcctccgttacattcactgtgatttagaAGATCCAttaggtttatgtgtggacatcagagacaacctctttgtggctgagaatctcactgctaaagtgaagaaaatccaatatctataa
- the LOC125677745 gene encoding putative nuclease HARBI1, translating into MTDRKQRTFKPRINPLESMTAAEPQHRFRFDQEGIEFITDLIQNDIMPLTNRNHSVPAIVQVMVALRYYATGKMQLCSGDNFGLHQSTVSRIIQRVTTALVQPNIVKRFVSFPMDPGTIRKHQVDFFAIAGFPGVVGAIDGTHVRIIAPSEHEVEYVNRKNFHSINVQIVCDASYKILDIVASWPGATHDARILRESGLFQLFQRRLLPVKCHLLGDSGYPGKDWLLTPFLNPQAGPQSRYNRRFHVLHGEIRQHPQRASNVIIACGVLHNIAKMFNLPLPDDDDNAEAYNDNGNANDHMAADIQGTDGRAYRNHIVSAHFM; encoded by the exons ATGACTGACAGAAAACAGAGAACATTCAAACCACGAATTAATCCCTTAGAATCAATGACAGCAGCAGAACCGCAGCACAGATTTAGATTTGATCAGGAAGGAATTGAATTTATAAcagatttaattcaaaatgacaTTATGCCTTTGACCAACAGAAATCACAGTGTACCTGCAATTGTGCAAGTCATGGTTGCCTTGAGATACTATGCTACAGGTAAGATGCAGCTATGTAGTGGTGACAACTTTGGTCTTCACCAGTCAACGGTTTCAAGAATAATTCAAAGAGTTACTACCGCTCTTGTTCAACCAAATATTGTCAAGCGATTCGTTTCCTTTCCAATGGACCCAGGAACTATTCGAAAGCACCAGGTTGACTTTTTTGCCATTGCTGGTTTCCCTGGCGTGGTTGGGGCGATTGATGGAACTCATGTGCGAATTATAGCTCCCAGTGAACACGAAGTGGAGTATGTCAACCGGAAAAACTTTCACAGTATAAATGTACAGATTGTATGTGATGCTAGTTATAAGATTTTAGACATCGTGGCAAGCTGGCCGGGAGCGACTCACGATGCCAGAATACTGAGGGAGAGTGGTCTATTTCAGCTCTTTCAACGACGTTTATTGCCCGTGAAATGCCATCTTCTCGGTGATAGCGGTTATCCTGGGAAAGACTGGCTGCTGACACCTTTTTTAAATCCACAAGCTGGTCCACAGTCACGGTACAACAG ACGGTTCCATGTTCTTCATGGAGAAATACGTCAGCATCCTCAACGTGCCAGCAATGTCATCATAGCATGCGGAGTTTTACATAACATCGCAAAAATGTTCAATCTGCCCCTCCCTGACGATGATGACAACGCAGAGGCTTACAATGACAATGGAAATGCCAATGACCACATGGCTGCAGATATCCAGGGTACAGATGGTCGAGCTTACAGAAATCACATTGTTTCTGCTCATTTTATGTAA
- the LOC125677746 gene encoding myb-related transcription factor, partner of profilin-like: MAEKEGVESQSLQTTKKRKPNWTADECLFLSKCVDEHKSILRAKFGTGVTTLKKREIWRKITDAINASSSTKRTVEEVEKKWHNIQMKGKAELADARRSVKQTGGGPAGKPLTPLAEAVGSVIGTNNISISGIPGTVDTTYLMLDRPKISTETTASTIESDGLVTQDLHVISTSESGDGQQQINFVTVPQPNACPTNVCTHTVIDPHLQKQKLELEIENLTLRNKFIRLQIERIEGVDTSSEL; the protein is encoded by the exons ATGGCAGAAAAAGAAGGTGTTGAGAGTCAGTCATTACAGACAACTAAGAAAAGAAAACCGAATTGGACAGCAGATGAATGCTTGTTTTTAAGCAAGTGTGTAGACGAACATAAAAGTATCCTTCGAGCTAAATTCGGAACGGGGGTTACGACATTAAAGAAACGGGagatttggaggaaaatcacaGATGCCATCAATGCCTCTTCCTCCACCAAGCGAACGGTGGAGGAGGTTGAGAAGAAATGGCACAATATACAGATGAAGGGGAAAGCAGAGCTGGCAGACGCACGACGTAGTGTGAAACAAACGG gCGGTGGACCAGCGGGAAAACCTTTAACGCCATTAGCAGAAGCAGTTGGGAGTGTTATTGGTAccaacaatataagtatcagtgGGATCCCTGGTACAGTTGACACAACATATCTAATGCTCGACAGACCAAAGATCAGCACGGAAACCACAGCGAGTACGAT TGAATCAGATGGCCTTGTGACTCAAGATCTCCATGTCATCAGCACCAGTGAATCTGGAGATGGGCAGCAACAAATAAACTTTGTTACTGTCCCACAGCCAAACGCATGTCCTACCAATGTTTGCACCCACACCGTAATTGACCCGCATCTGCAAAAGCAGAAGCTAGAACTAGAAATTGAGAATCTCACCCTCCGAAACAAGTTTATACGACTTCAGATTGAAAGAATTGAAGGAGTAGATACAAGTAGTGAATTATAA